A single genomic interval of Prunus dulcis chromosome 5, ALMONDv2, whole genome shotgun sequence harbors:
- the LOC117627881 gene encoding trihelix transcription factor GT-3b-like — MYGAGGDEEEGMGMGMGSGGTGMMKKMMTSPAGGGSGQWAPEETRELIAIRGELEIRNSNLAKRSKALWEAVSSKMAERGFNRTPEQCKCKWKNLLIRYKGKETSDPESGRECPFFEELQAVFTERANNMQRLLLESETGSARSKKMGKRKLRPGRSSDEFSEDPDEEDEDDKKRKGERVIMPKVTNAASGTTSSSIQDMLKAFFQQQQRMEMEWREMMERRAQERRMFEQEWRQKMEKVERERLMVEQAWREREEQRRIREESRAERRDALLTTLLNKLINQTNF, encoded by the exons ATGTATGGGGCAGGAGGAGACGAGGAAGAGGGCATGGGAATGGGAATGGGAAGTGGAGGAACAgggatgatgaagaagatgatgaccAGTCCTGCAGGGGGAGGGTCAGGACAGTGGGCCCCAGAGGAGACGAGGGAGCTGATCGCCATCCGTGGAGAACTGGAGATCAGGAACTCCAATTTGGCGAAGCGCAGCAAGGCGCTGTGGGAAGCAGTGAGCTCTAAGATGGCCGAGAGAGGCTTCAACAGAACCCCCGAGCAGTGCAAATGCAAGTGGAAGAACCTCCTCATTCGTTACAAG GGGAAGGAGACGTCTGATCCGGAGAGTGGGCGGGAGTGTCCCTTCTTTGAGGAATTGCAGGCAGTGTTTACTGAAAGAGCAAATAATATGCAGCGCTTACTTCTTGAATCCGAGACCGGTTCAGCCCGGTCCAAGAAAATGGGGAAGAGGAAATTGAGGCCGGGCCGATCCTCGGACGAGTTCTCAGAGGACCCAGATGAAGAGGATGAGGATGATAAGAAGAGGAAGGGTGAAAGAGTAATTATGCCAAAAGTAACCAATGCTGCTAGTGGGACTACTAGTAGTAGTATCCAGGATATGCTTAAGGCGTTTtttcagcagcagcagaggATGGAGATGGAATGGAGGGAAATGATGGAGAGGCGGGCGCAGGAGCGGCGGATGTTTGAGCAGGAATGGCGGCAGAAGATGGAGAaggtggagagggagaggttAATGGTGGAGCAGGCTTGGAGGGAGAGGGAAGAACAGAGAAGGATAAGAGAAGAGAGCAGAGCTGAGAGGAGAGATGCCCTGCTGACCACTCTCTTGAATAAACTTATCAATCAAACTAATTTTTAA